A section of the Streptomyces sp. SCL15-4 genome encodes:
- a CDS encoding LysR family transcriptional regulator produces the protein MIEARHLRVLRAVAATGSFSAAGRELGCTQPAVSQQMKALEASVGTPLLVRNGREMRLTQAGEALVRHASGILAGLTAAEEEVAAIAGLRAGRVRLVSFPSGSSTLVPTALAALRAAHPGTRVSLEEAEPPKSVALLREGDCDLALAFRYEGAAVAEEWDDLVVRPLLTDRLVALVPERHRLARAETVAIGELAQEPWIAGCPRCRGQLVEVCEGAGFTPRIDFATDDYPAVVGLVGAGLGVAVLPRLAVESVRPRGVRAVRLEPAVRREIVALTLPDLAQVPAVAATLEQLARAAGRM, from the coding sequence GTGATCGAGGCCCGTCATCTCCGCGTCCTGCGCGCCGTCGCCGCCACCGGCTCCTTCTCGGCGGCCGGACGCGAACTGGGCTGCACCCAGCCCGCCGTCAGCCAGCAGATGAAGGCCCTGGAGGCCTCGGTCGGCACCCCGCTGCTGGTCCGCAACGGACGCGAGATGCGCCTCACCCAGGCCGGGGAGGCCCTCGTCCGGCACGCCTCCGGCATCCTCGCCGGGCTCACCGCAGCCGAAGAGGAGGTCGCCGCCATCGCCGGCCTGCGCGCGGGCCGGGTCCGGCTGGTCTCCTTCCCGAGCGGCAGCTCCACACTGGTCCCCACGGCCCTGGCCGCCCTGCGCGCCGCCCACCCCGGCACCCGCGTCTCCCTGGAGGAGGCCGAGCCCCCGAAGTCCGTGGCGCTGCTGCGGGAAGGCGACTGCGACCTCGCCCTGGCCTTCCGCTACGAGGGGGCCGCGGTCGCCGAGGAGTGGGACGACCTCGTCGTACGGCCCCTGCTGACGGACCGCCTGGTCGCCCTGGTGCCCGAACGGCACCGGCTCGCGCGGGCGGAGACCGTCGCCATCGGTGAACTGGCCCAGGAACCGTGGATCGCGGGCTGCCCGCGCTGCCGCGGTCAGCTGGTCGAGGTCTGTGAAGGGGCCGGCTTCACCCCGCGCATCGACTTCGCCACCGACGACTACCCCGCCGTGGTCGGCCTGGTCGGCGCGGGCCTCGGGGTCGCCGTGCTGCCCCGGCTGGCCGTGGAGTCGGTACGGCCGCGAGGCGTGCGCGCGGTACGGCTGGAACCGGCGGTGCGGCGCGAGATCGTCGCCCTGACCCTGCCCGACCTGGCCCAGGTGCCGGCCGTGGCGGCGACACTGGAGCAGCTGGCGCGGGCGGCCGGGCGGATGTAG
- a CDS encoding MOSC domain-containing protein, with protein sequence MKLLSVNLGRPRPVPYTSQPDGLTGIHKQPAEGPVRVAAPGPKGVGASGLAGDAVCDTRHHGGDDQAVYAYAREDLDAWARGLGRPLANGCFGENLTTDGLDVSGALIGERWRIGARVVLEVTAGRIPCATFQGHMGERGWIKRFTRKGATGAYLRVIVPGEIRSGDPVEIVHRPDHGVTAEMQFRAVTTERELLPRLLAAGEALHSQALARARAYVAEQQA encoded by the coding sequence ATGAAGCTTCTCTCCGTCAATCTGGGCCGTCCCCGGCCCGTGCCGTACACCAGCCAGCCGGACGGTCTGACCGGCATCCACAAGCAGCCGGCCGAGGGGCCGGTACGGGTGGCGGCGCCGGGTCCGAAGGGGGTCGGCGCGAGCGGGCTGGCCGGGGACGCGGTGTGCGACACGCGCCACCACGGCGGGGACGACCAGGCGGTGTACGCGTACGCCCGCGAGGACCTGGACGCCTGGGCGCGGGGACTCGGCCGGCCGCTGGCCAACGGCTGTTTCGGCGAGAACCTGACGACGGACGGCCTGGACGTCTCCGGGGCGCTGATCGGCGAGCGCTGGCGGATCGGCGCGCGGGTGGTGCTGGAGGTGACCGCGGGCCGCATCCCGTGCGCCACGTTCCAGGGCCACATGGGCGAGCGCGGCTGGATCAAGAGGTTCACACGGAAGGGCGCGACGGGTGCCTACCTCCGGGTGATCGTGCCGGGTGAGATCCGCTCGGGCGACCCGGTGGAGATCGTGCACCGGCCGGACCACGGGGTGACGGCGGAGATGCAGTTCCGGGCGGTGACCACCGAGCGGGAGCTGCTGCCCCGGCTGCTCGCGGCGGGCGAGGCGCTGCACTCCCAGGCGCTGGCGAGGGCCCGCGCGTACGTGGCGGAGCAGCAGGCCTGA
- a CDS encoding SDR family oxidoreductase — MTTALITGSTAGIGAAFARRLAADGQDLVLVARDAGRLREQATELHDRHGVEVEVLPADLSLDEGIEAVAGRLGDRKNPVDLLINNAGFGNKGRYLDVSMADELRMLKVHCEAVLRLTSAAAGAMRERGRGGVVNVASVAAFVPRGTYGASKSWVVQFTQGAARDLAGSGVRLMALCPGFVRTEFHQRAGMGTDNIPGWLWLDADKLVAAALADLARGRTLSIPDPRYKALMGLVKVTPRGLLGGISSRTGRKYGPR; from the coding sequence ATGACAACGGCTCTGATTACGGGATCGACCGCGGGGATCGGCGCCGCGTTCGCGCGGCGGCTGGCGGCTGACGGGCAGGACCTGGTGCTGGTGGCCCGGGACGCCGGGCGGCTGCGCGAACAGGCGACGGAACTGCACGACCGGCACGGCGTCGAGGTGGAGGTGCTGCCCGCCGACCTCTCCCTGGACGAGGGCATCGAGGCGGTGGCCGGCCGGCTCGGCGACCGGAAGAACCCGGTCGACCTGCTGATCAACAACGCCGGCTTCGGCAACAAGGGCCGCTATCTGGACGTGTCGATGGCGGACGAGCTGCGGATGCTGAAGGTGCACTGCGAGGCGGTGCTGCGGCTGACGTCGGCGGCGGCCGGCGCGATGCGCGAGCGCGGCCGGGGCGGGGTGGTGAACGTCGCCTCGGTGGCCGCTTTCGTGCCGCGCGGGACCTACGGCGCGTCGAAGTCGTGGGTCGTGCAGTTCACCCAGGGCGCGGCGCGGGACCTGGCGGGCAGCGGGGTCCGGCTGATGGCGCTGTGCCCGGGGTTCGTGCGTACCGAGTTCCACCAGCGGGCGGGAATGGGCACGGACAACATCCCCGGCTGGCTGTGGCTGGACGCCGACAAGCTGGTCGCGGCGGCCCTGGCCGACCTGGCGCGCGGCAGGACGCTGTCGATCCCGGACCCCCGGTACAAGGCGCTGATGGGCCTGGTGAAGGTGACGCCGCGCGGGCTGCTCGGCGGGATCAGCTCCCGTACGGGACGGAAGTACGGGCCGCGGTAG